A DNA window from Zingiber officinale cultivar Zhangliang chromosome 3A, Zo_v1.1, whole genome shotgun sequence contains the following coding sequences:
- the LOC122050332 gene encoding putative disease resistance protein RGA3 produces MAEILSDFAGRCLSKLLSFVEGEATKILGVKDDLKKLQRRLLRVRGVLEDAEKKRHGSAEINAWVREMKDIMYDVEDLLDLCKTKAENLWVNHSPLPSASDFSCLPLSRQIANKVREVNDRLDEISEDRHVMSRLHEIDPSIHDSGINTRNTSPLLIQSDIVGTQIKEVSESLVKSLITERDEGWKIFGIVGMGGIGKTTLARNVYNDSRIPGYFPRKTWLCVSKEFSGNELLKELIRSVGGDHGEARSKSELELILSHLLPKKFFIVLDDLWNANVWEDLLRAPFKCSSGGILITTRDERVARQIGASSIHCVEKMDKLTSWMLLSTMVSRDGEDEDLCQLEAIGGEIVKKCDGLPLAIKTVAGVLRSKERCEKEWNKVLESEIWSMNQLQEELPRALYLSYEDLPSHLKQCFLFCSLYPENISMHYKDLTRSWVAEGFVKPQGYRLLEDLAEGYYEELLGRNLLQLHPLYLDNSVCTMHGLLRSLAVYLVEEESVSISNGERLESTNTLTKIRHLSVSNMGEEVAVPVELVSQNCLRTLLVWNSFKTKRIGADLFEKLGQLRVLCIAATEIERIPDSLGNLIQLRYLDLDRTNVHSLPESIGCLKNLEILNLQSCRSLHYLPDDITKLQNLRCLRVRGTPLNHLPKGIGNLTKINHLEGFLIGHERDTQGEVEDCALDDLQSLNDLRFLHVAALKRARRGSLVLANKTFLKHLDLRWLPPCVKADLTRCGNQAAEDIAKSYSDLFPPSSLECLTEAESQRNVRLFSELSLPSSLEFLSIYHFLGQELPKCMERCTPMSFPNLQFLDLNCFISCTHLPVLGQLPQLKILSIARADAIVTVGPELLYGQSPLTTLVAFPKLEYLEFMIMPNWEQWSFGEIETAKAQELKLLPSLKRLCVVDCPKLKALPDGLHHATNLQELRIYGAHELGEVKNLPSLTNELFLRDNKKLEKVSNLPMLKSLIVGSCPLLKQVDSLSALEMLELRHNSSQRLPSDASLQHLSLDTQEDPLPVWLPELLEQNMKGYAGSGVLLVECSLSLLRRCCKDGPYWHTIQQFAGVLMQSEEGSAYMTYTKNPFNLLSTAARHWSLTFVADRCRLPPAPPPPVARRRRPSPPVAGHRPPPSPLPAGRRPPAVAHRRRLAMTVACCGDRRWRRQLVADGCRKLRQRCGDHR; encoded by the exons ATGGCGGAGATCCTTTCTGATTTCGCCGGCAGGTGCCTGAGCAAACTTCTAAGTTTTGTCGAGGGTGAGGCGACAAAGATCCTCGGCGTCAAGGACGACCTCAAGAAGCTCCAACGGAGGCTGCTGCGAGTTCGAGGCGTTCTCGAGGACGCCGAGAAGAAGCGCCACGGGAGCGCAGAGATCAACGCTTGGGTGAGGGAGATGAAAGACATCATGTACGATGTTGAAGACTTACTCGATCTCTGCAAGACCAAGGCTGAGAACCTGTGGGTAAACCATTCACCACTCCCTTCTGCTTCTGACTTTTCTTGCCTTCCACTCTCTCGCCAAATTGCCAACAAGGTGAGGGAAGTCAACGATAGGCTAGATGAGATCTCAGAGGACAGACATGTGATGTCTCGGTTGCATGAAATCGATCCCTCTATTCATGACAGTGGCATCAACACTCGTAATACCTCACCTTTACTCATCCAGTCTGACATCGTCGGGACTCAAATTAAAGAGGTTTCTGAGAGCCTTGTGAAATCCCTGATAACAGAAAGAGACGAGGGATGGAAGATTTTTGGTATAGTAGGGATGGGCGGAATAGGCAAGACCACGCTTGCTCGTAATGTCTACAACGACAGCAGGATCCCTGGCTACTTTCCGAGGAAAACTTGGCTTTGTGTTTCTAAAGAATTTTCGGGCAACGAGTTGTTGAAAGAACTGATTAGAAGTGTTGGGGGAGATCATGGAGAGGCTAGAAGCAAGTCTGAATTGGAGCTTATACTTTCTCATCTCCTACCAAAGAAGTTCTTCATTGTGTTAGATGATCTGTGGAATGCAAACGTGTGGGAGGATCTACTGAGAGCTCCTTTTAAATGTTCTTCTGGTGGAATCTTGATCACGACAAGGGATGAAAGGGTGGCGAGACAAATCGGAGCCAGTAGTATTCATTGCGTTGAGAAGATGGATAAGCTCACTAGTTGGATGCTGCTTTCCACAATGGTTTCTAGAGATGGAGAAGATGAAGATCTGTGCCAACTAGAAGCAATTGGGGGAGAAATTGTCAAGAAATGTGACGGTCTTCCTCTTGCCATTAAGACAGTTGCTGGTGTTTTGAGGTCCAAGGAAAGATGCGAGAAAGAATGGAACAAAGTTCTTGAAAGTGAAATATGGTCAATGAATCAGCTTCAAGAAGAACTGCCAAGAGCTCTATACTTGAGCTACGAGGATTTACCATCACACCTCAAACAATGTTTTCTCTTTTGCTCATTGTATCCTGAAAATATCTCAATGCACTATAAGGATCTTACCAGGTCTTGGGTTGCCGAAGGATTTGTGAAACCGCAGGGATATAGACTGTTGGAAGATTTAGCGGAGGGCTACTATGAAGAATTGCTTGGAAGAAACCTTCTTCAACTGCATCCCTTGTATTTGGATAACAGTGTATGCACCATGCATGGACTTCTAAGGTCCTTGGCAGTTtacttggtagaagaggaaagTGTTTCTATTAGCAACGGGGAAAGACTAGAAAGTACAAATACTTTGACAAAAATTCGTCATCTGTCAGTATCAAACATGGGTGAGGAGGTTGCAGTTCCTGTAGAGTTGGTCAGTCAGAATTGCTTGCGGACTTTACTCGTCTGGAACAGTTTCAAGACGAAGAGGATCGGGGCTGACCTATTTGAAAAGCTGGGTCAACTAAGGGTTCTATGTATTGCTGCCACTGAGATTGAAAGAATTCCAGATTCGTTGGGAAATTTGATACAGTTGAGGTACTTGGATTTGGATCGAACAAATGTTCATTCATTGCCAGAGTCAATTGGATGTCTCAAAAACTTGGAAATTTTAAATCTTCAAAGCTGTAGATCTTTACACTACCTTCCTGATGACATCACAAAGTTGCAGAATCTAAGATGTCTTCGTGTGAGAGGAACTCCTCTAAATCATTTACCCAAAGGAATTGGGAACTTGACAAAAATCAACCATCTTGAAGGCTTTCTGATAGGCCATGAACGAGATACACAAGGCGAAGTCGAAGACTGTGCATTAGATGATCTGCAGTCACTTAACGACCTGAGGTTTCTACATGTGGCGGCATTGAAGAGGGCTCGCAGAGGATCTTTGGTACTTGCTAACAAAACCTTTCTTAAACATTTGGATCTGAGGTGGCTGCCACCTTGTGTGAAGGCTGATCTCACACGATGTGGGAACCAGGCAGCAGAGGATATTGCAAAGAGTTACAGTGACCTTTTTCCTCCTTCAAGCCTAGAATGTCTTACAGAGGCAGAGAGCCAGAGGAATGTGAGGCTCTTTAGTGAGCTTTCTCTGCCGTCAAGCCTCGAGTTCCTTTCAATCTACCATTTTCTTGGTCAGGAATTGCCAAAATGTATGGAAAGATGCACGCCAATGTCTTTCCCCAATCTGCAATTTCTCGACCTTAATTGTTTCATATCGTGTACGCACCTTCCTGTACTAGGCCAGTTACCCCAGTTGAAGATTCTTTCCATAGCAAGAGCTGACGCAATAGTTACCGTTGGACCGGAACTTCTCTACGGTCAGTCACCGTTGACGACACTAGTTGCATTCCCCAAACTTGAATATCTGGAATTCATGATAATGCCCAACTGGGAACAATGGTCGTTCGGTGAGATTGAGACTGCAAAAGCACAAGAGCTGAAACTATTGCCTTCTCTGAAACGACTGTGTGTCGTAGACTGCCCAAAGCTGAAAGCTCTTCCTGATGGTCTGCATCACGCAACCAACCTACAAGAATTGAGGATATATGGTGCGCACGAGCTAGGGGAAGTGAAGAACCTCCCATCCTTAACTAATGAGCTTTTCCTCAGGGACAACAAGAAACTAGAAAAAGTGTCCAACCTTCCCATGTTGAAATCACTGATCGTTGGATCTTGCCCGTTGCTGAAACAAGTGGATAGTTTGAGTGCATTAGAAATGCTTGAACTACGACATAATTCTTCTCAGAGACTACCTTCAGACGCATCATTGCAGCACCTCAGCCTTGATACACAAGAAGATCCCCTCCCAGTTTGGCTACCGGAACTGCTTGAGCAGAACATGAAGGGTTATGCTGGATCAGGTGTGCTGCTTGTCGAATGCAGCTTGTCACTGCTTCGTAGATGCTGCAAGGACGGCCCTTACTGGCATACCATTCAACAGTTTGCCGGAGTGTTGATGCAATCTGAAGAAGGAAGTGCATACATGACGTATACCAAAAATCCATTCAA tttgTTGTCGACCGCCGCCCGCCACTGGTCGCTGACCTTCGTCGCCGATCGCTGCCGGCTGCCACCGGCCCCGCCGCCGCCGGTCGCCCGCCGTCGCCGGCCGTCGCCACCGGTCGCCGGTCACCGTCCGCCTCCGTCACCGTTGCCCGCTGGTCGTCGCCCGCCTGCCGTTGCCCATCGTCGCCGATTGGCGATGACGGTGGCCTGCTGCGGCGACCGACGGTGGCGGCGGCAACTGGTTGCCGATGGCTGCCGCAAACTCCGGCAGAGGTGTGGCGACCACCGATAG